The Candidozyma auris chromosome 1, complete sequence genome includes a region encoding these proteins:
- the NAT2 gene encoding Nat2p, protein MFRQNFQRSLRLGKPTELLTRTRLQLQHRLRFQSTNVPKKPEPRGIKKLVKDYGYSALGVYLTLSAIDLPLCYLLVHSMGKEEIEKYENQVKQYFGYGKSDEELHKMQEINRIEEEHEPEPEGMFSWFSWTEFALAYGLHKSALIFVRVPLTAALTPTVVKVLQRWGFRIGPGAAASEVPRFGTKVTKKNKWFSWFF, encoded by the coding sequence ATGTTTAGACAAAACTTTCAGCGGAGCCTTCGGTTGGGCAAGCCTACAGAGCTTCTTACCAGGACGAGGTTGCAGCTTCAGCATAGATTGAGGTTTCAGTCTACAAATGTTCCGAAAAAGCCCGAGCCTAGGGGGATCAAAAAGCTAGTCAAGGATTACGGCTATTCCGCCTTGGGTGTTTATTTGACATTGAGCGCCATCGACTTGCCTCTTTGTTACTTGCTTGTTCATCTGATGGGGAAGGAGGAAATCGAAAAGTATGAAAACCAGGTGAAACAGTATTTTGGGTACGGTAAGAGCGACGAAGAGTTGCACAAGATGCAAGAGATCAACAGGATCGAGGAAGAACACGAACCTGAGCCTGAGGGCATGTTCTCGTGGTTTTCTTGGACAGAGTTTGCTCTTGCTTATGGCCTACACAAATCAGCGCTCATCTTTGTGAGAGTACCTTTGACTGCTGCCTTGACTCCTACCGTGGTCAAAGTGTTGCAGAGGTGGGGATTCCGTATTGGCCCTGGAGCTGCAGCTTCTGAGGTCCCACGTTTTGGAACTAAagtgacgaagaagaacaagtgGTTTTCTTGGTTCTTCTAA